The Arachis ipaensis cultivar K30076 chromosome B03, Araip1.1, whole genome shotgun sequence region TAACACAAGGAATTTGCAAATGGGAAAAAAGGGTATATGCCGTTTGTGAATTGTTACATTACTGGGATtacagaagaagagaagaatatgaATCATCTTCGCTATTATAATTGTAACCAAGAGAAAGACACAAACAAAGAACACGTTTTGTCTTAATCTAGCCACCATAACTTGCATTTCATACCTTTTTATTTCCTTAAACACAAAGTCAGTTCATGTTTTTCAACTTTCAGTTCCCACGTCACAGTCAACGTCACGTGTCAAATTCTTGCATTTATGAATAAAATGTCTACTTTGATAAATTTAAGTATTCTTGAAGTTTTAATAGTTAATAGAATGCGTGTTAGATATAagcttttaaaattttatgtaTTAAATATATTGGAAAACCATTTTTTTCCACTATATTAAAAAGTTGAATAAAATCTTCATGTTGTCCTAGAAATAAAAGGTAAAAGGCATTATTCTTCTAGTTTTGGTTTCAGCTTGTTGACAACAAAATCAATAGGTAATGATCCGGGTTCCGCAGATGAACATCAAACATATGCTTATTCCCTCTCTTTTTTACATTTCAGATATGATGCACCCTATTTTCGCTCAATAAACAAGATCTTCATGTTGTCCCagaaatatatattataaaaggCATTATTCTTCTAGTTTTGGTTTCAGCTTGTTGACAACAAAATCAATAGGTAATGATCCGGGTTCCGCAGATGAGTCCACAACATCAAACAAGTCATCTTCAAGGAAATCATCATCATTGTCGTCATCGCCTTCGTCTTCAGTAGCCAAGCCATCCTGACTGGAATAGCTGTCTATGTCATCTTCAAAGCTTGCAATTGAACCTTTAGCATCATTCTCATTAGATAAAATCAATGCTGGATAGGAGTGCTCCATGGCCTGCGAAACCCCTTCGAATTCTTCTACCTTCTCCAAGAGGGCATCAGGACCAAGATTGAACTCATCCAGCAACAAAGCTTTGCTCGACTCGATTGCACACTTCCACAGAGACAACATTTTTGGGCTTGTGTTCACCACGTTGCCCTCTTGTTCAGATTGATTATCATCTTCTGTCTCCCCTGATAAAGATAGTTAAAGACATCATGTTGAATTTGCATAGCCACCAATAATTTAATTTTAGGGTGTGGTCAGGCAGTACTCAACAACTAGACAAACTAAAACACCATTATACATCATAATTGTCTAtggtgttgaaagaaagaaaaatgacaaTTACAAAAGGATACTCATGGCAATGAAAAACCATTATGACCATATATTAAGAATGCACTTGTCCTTTTCTTCTTTGTTAAACTTATTTCATGATACGCTTCCACACAACAatgacaacaacaacaaagtcttatcTCACTAAGTAGGATGGGCTACATGGATCAACGACACCATTGTCATGTATCACGTCTATAGTGAGACCGTTCACACACAGATATCTCTTGACCAACTCATGATATACTTCCACACAACACATGTAACTAAATAAAATGTACAACAATTCCAATAGGATAGGACATGCAAACAAAATGGTTCAGTTACACACCTGTACTGTCCGAATTCCCTGTAATGCCAGCTTCTGAAGGACGAGAAAGTGGAGGAGGTTGTGGGAACATTGATTTCCAATCTTTGCCTCTCCACATCAATATCTGTTCATCATCAAAAGACAGCAGAACACAAGGAACCAAATCCtgccaaaacaagatgatcaaaATTCATGCAGAGTAATACTCCTAATGGTTGTTGGCAATGCTTATGCCGCTTATCTAGATACTTGAAGGCCTTTTACCACAAGTAAGCTAGAAGAGGTTGCCTACCAAAGTAGATTGCTCCTGGGTTTCTTGTATTTAGGAACATAAATAAATTAGTTGCTATTTGATACCTTAAGCTTGGCACCTAATTTCTTGTAGTCGCTAGGCTCCAGTCCCTTGCAGTCAATCTTCGCCAAAGGGCTTCCTTCAAAAGCCTCTCTGACATCCTTTACAAGCGAGGTGTAGACTCCATTTTTGGCTGCAACATTGCATAACCAAATTAAAGGTTTAATTTTAGAAAGAACCATAACTCAGTTTCTTTAATGGACTTATACAATTAGACTAAAAGAGAAGTGCATTATCAATAATAACTCTAAACTAAAAATAGGCTTAGCAGGATGAATATCCATATAGATAAAGAAATGCAAAACATTATGCCACTTATCTTTTTCGCTTTGACTTGATTTTGATCTCCTTTCCCCAACTACAAGATTTGGACTATATATTTCAGCTTGTTTTATTGAAACATCTAAGTTTTCGTATCTTACTCAGTCTACTAACCAAAAGATTCTCCTTCTTGACAAGCCCATCATTAGTCAAATGCCTATAATATGGTTAAATCTTTTAGAGAAGAGTGAAGATGATAATCACAGTGGACATTACCTAATTTACATATTGGCAAAAGACTTTTCCCTTTCAGACGTAGTTCATCAGCTTCAGATTTTGTTAATCCTCCTGGAGCAGCTTGTATAAGTTTTGGGTAAACAGGTGCAGCAGGCTTCCAGAGCATCACTGGATACAGTGGGCGTGTACTATAGTTGTAGTTTCTTCCACGGAAAAGATAAACAACACCACCAACTCTAAGAATTATTTTCCCCCCTGTTTTATCCTGTCATAGCATATAGAGGGgttcaaaacaaaaacaaagatagaTCCCGTGATTAAGTTATATGCATGGTTTATGCTAGGACACTGGTTATGGTTTGCTCCATGTAAGTTGAACCCATCTAGTGGGAGTAAGTAAACTTGATTTTTGCCATTACCAAAACATTTCAACAGGATAAAAATGCAATGCCTCGACTAAACAGGTGATATCAAAACATTTCAACTGGATAATGCTAGccttattatttctattttaaatttaaaagaaaaaaatactagTGTGGAAAGAGATAGAAAGGCTATAAGAGCCCTACAATGCTGGTCTCCCTCATAAAAGTCAACTCTTTCGGTGCATGGGTCTCAATACAACTGTATTAGTCTATGCATCAATCAAGTCTTCAGCATTCTGACTGGAGGTCACCCAGCAAGAGGATCAGAGAGCATCCCTCATCACCACCATCCAAGATAACAACTTAACGTGCACAGAAAAAACAAAAGTTTCCGATTAATGTATTTTGATTTCCAGGATATGATCTGCCTAGAGCAACCTATTACCAGGAATGATATTGTGAAAGTTTTGGCAACAAAGTCCTCAGATATTGAGGTAAGAAATGTATACTCATGAACAACAAAGAACTAGGAATCTATTTTGCAAAAATGAAGATGGATACCTCAATGTGGTGACAGACATTTTTCATATCTACAGTTGGAACCCCTTTACAACGAATTTTACAGACAGGGCTACGCTTCCAATGCGAATGTATCAACTCCAACATGTTATGTGTTAATCCATCCCTTCCTAGGCCATCAAATATTGAAAAACCATTAACACAAAACCTACACCTTAACACATAAAAGCCAACCCATAACAGATATATCTCAAATAACATAACACACTTAACCAATAACCAAAAAAACTCATCAATTCGATATcataaacaacaacaataataagtaAACAACACTCTCAAATAACCAACATAAGTAATTCTGATCTATTTCACAGTTCAACAACCCATTCAGCCGTAAAGCTCAATTAAGCCTAATCACCTAATTACATTCTATGAAATCTTAATTAACGTAGTGTTCAGCAGCAGCAAGGAAGGAAAAAAGGAAGCTCACCGAGATTAACCTGGCGATTATCAGAGACCATAGGCTTAACAAGCATCCTTATCTCCCATTTCCTCAAGGGGTCGCCGAGTATCTCCTCCCTCGTCTTCCCATCCCTGGAGTATTTACCAAGCTTCAATGGCTTCGCCATCTCCAACTGCTTCACCCCATTGGTATCGGGACGCGGCGGGTTCAATGACTCCAGCAGCCTCACCTTCTTCTCCTTGTCCTTCTTGCTCTTCAGCGGGGCCTTCCCCGTCCACGGCCGCGGCATCGTGGGCGGGGCGAATGGCAGGAACGCCGGCTCCCTGATGGCGATGGGCTTCTCCGTCGGGGTCTCGGAGTAGCTGAATTGGAACTCGAAGGGAGCTCCGGGGAGGAGGTAGGATACGCCGGAGTCGCCGACGACGACGGAGCGGTCGCCGTCGGAGGCAATGACGCGTTGGGGGGTGGAAGAAGGGTGAGGGGGCGTCGGTGGTGGTGTGGAGGGGAGTGAGGAGAAAAGGTTTCCCCCTGAaagtggtgatggtgatggtgataatGCTACTACTACTCCCATTGATTTTCAACTTGCCTCAAACCTCACACCAATTCAGGGATACTTCATACTCATAGATACTGCTCTCCACAATCATCCACAACATACACATGATATTTTCACCCTCTTTTCAacgacaagaaaagaaaaagacagAAACACTAATctcttctttttaaaataaatcaattaataattaattagatttatttaaattttttaatttaaataattaggaTTAGTTAGTAACATTCTAAAACACACTGCGATTCCTTCCCTCCTCTATCCGCACCGTGACCATACATACCGGAGAGAGCTGCAACCCAAGCTGATCGACGAAGTTGCCATTGTCGCCAAGCCGTAACCTCCGTGATACGTCACCTGTATCCTCGGTCGCCCGGCATACTCGGCACGCAAACATTCGAGGCCGAGATAATATCAACCGCCCGAAAATCTCGGCACGTGGGCAGATAAGCTCGGCCTCGCCCATTCAAAGAAATAGGAAACGTGTTCAACAAACTTAATCATCAAAACAGAATATCATAACCAACCTACAAACTAGGACTTATCCACCAACGAGTAAAAACAACTCCTATAAAACCTAGCTAATATCCTCGGTTAAAGCTTAGGTTCCATTCTCAGTCTTCATACTTACTTAATTACTCTCACTCGAGATTAtcactaacttgagcgtcggagtatcttttgcAGGTATTCCCGCCGCGGTGTTCGTTTCAGAGCGACGTATAGCTCTTCCTCTCCGACAGACGCCTGCTCGGAGTCACTAAGCTCGGCCACCTCTTGTGCCAGGACGAAAcacttggcgcccaccgtggggcccgaATATATCTGACCTCACCATCTATTTTATTTAGTACCTTACCTTATTTTGCAGGATTCCCTATCCTCGGACATGGCTGACAACGGGAACCCCCAACCCACACAGGTAGAGCTCCTAGCTCAAATCGCCGAACTCCAAGCGGAGGTACGGAGGATAGCTGAACTGTCCAACGGAAAGCACGAAGGAGAAAGCTCTAAGAGCTCGGCGCAGGGCAATACAGACCCCCTGAACATCACTCCACCAAAGGAAAAGTTCACCCTCGAGAATTCATTTTCTGACGAGATCACTAAGTTCCAGATGCCGAAAAACTTCGTATTACCTACAGCACTGGAACCCTACAAGGGGTTCGGTGACCCCCGAGCTCATATAAAAAACTTTCAATCCATGATGTTCTTTAACGGCGCTAACAATGAGCCTGTGCTTTGCCGGGCTTTTCCTACTTATCTTGATGGTGCTGCGTTACTGTGGTTTTCCAAATTGTTTGCAGGTTCAATTTCCTCCTTTGAGGAATTGGCGAGATCCTTTATTGATTATTTTGCTACATCCAGAATTTATGTCCACGGATTAGACTACCTAGGCACAATCAAACAAGGCCAACATGAGAGTTTAAAGAATTACATGACCAGGTTTTTCGAGGCTACCATGGAGATTCAGGACTTAGATCCGGCTGTCCACCTCCATGCACTCAAGGCTGGCCTCCGACCAGGAAAATTCCGAGAAACCATTGCGATAACAAAACCAAAAACACTTGAGGAGTTCCGAGAGAGAGCTGCAGGTCAAATGGAGATTGAGGAACTCCGCGAAGCCCAAAAGCCGGACAGACAACCACAAAGGAGGGAGGAGGAAAAAACATTCCGATCACCAGGCAACAGGGACACAAAGAAGCCTTTCAAACTCACACCAAAATACAACACATATACCAGATTCAATACCAAGAGAGAGAACATCATAAAAGAGATTCTGAATGCCAAAATCGTGAAACCACCAGCTCGGGCAGGAAACTACCAAGACCAAAGGTTTGTGGATAGAAGCAAGCATTGCGCCTTCCATCAAAAGTTCGGCCACAGCACGGACGACTGCATTGTCGCAAAAGACCTCCTAGAAAGACTGGCGCGACAAGGCCTTCTCGATAAATACGTTGAGAGCCAGAAAGTCAGAAGGGCAAGCTCGGACAGGGAAGAGAACAAACAAACAGTGACAGACAAAAACAAAAAGGAGCAGACAACCCCTGATCCACCAAGGGGCATCATCAGCCACATATCAGGAGGATACGCAGGCGGTGGCGAAACAAGCTCGGCCAGAAAGCGAAGTTATAGAGCGATGCTAGCAATCGAAGGAACCCCGCAACCAAAGAAGAAGGAAGACCCAGATGTCACGATATCCTTCAATCAATCTGACTTCAGATCGGCAAGCCCTAACCTTGACGACCCAGTGGTGATTTCCATCCAGGTCGGAGAGCTGTTGGTAAGAAAAACACTGCTAGACCCAGGTAGTAGTGCCGATCTCGGCCAGGAAGCGAAGTTATAGAACAATGCTAGCAATCGAAGGAACCATACAACCAAAGAAGGACAAAGAACCAGACGTCACAATATCATTCAACCAATCAGACTTCAAGTCGGCAAGTCCTAACCTCGACGATCCCGTGGTAATTTCAATCCAGGCCGGGAAATTGTTGGTAAGAAAAACATTACTAGATCCAGGTAGTAGCGCTGATGTTTTATTTTACTCTACTTTTACAAAAATGAAACTATCATAAAAATTGATACAACCCTCCTCCGGAGAGCTAATTGGGTTCTCTGGAGAGAGAGTCCCTATCATGGGACACATATGGCTAAAGACCACAATGGGAGAGATCCCTATGTCAAAGTCCATTGATATTCAATACCTAATAGTAGACTGTTATAGCCCTTATAATATTATAATCGGGAGACCTGCCCTGAATATATTCAGAGCGGTGGTGTCCACATTACACTTGTGTGTTAAGTTTTCGGTGCAGGAAAACAAGATAGCTACAGTTTATGCCGACCATCAAGAAGCTCGGCAGTGTTACAATGCTTGTCTAAAGCGGGACCACGCGAAGGAGACAACTCGGCCCCAGGTCCAATCCATACATAGCTCGGCTGACACCACCATATTAGCCGATCTCGACCCGAGAGAAGATCTCGGCGAAAGACCTCGGCCAATGGACAACCTTCAACAAATAACGCTAACGGCAGATGACAAACAATACACATATATCAGAGAAGCATTAGAAGGGGAAGACCGAGCAAGACTTATACACATACTGCGTAAGAACGCCGACCTTTTCGCATGGACACCAAATGACATGCCCGGAATAAGCCCAGAAGTCATCTGCCACAAGTTAGCAATTGATAAAACAGTCCGACTAGTAGCACAGAAGAAAAGGAACCTCGGAGAGGAGAAAAAACAAGCAGCACTCGAAGAAACCAAGAAGCTCCTCAACGCAGGTTTCATCAGAGAAATTCACTTCACCACATGGTTGTCCAACGTGGTAATGGTAACGAAGAACTCAGGTAAATGGTGCATGTGTGTCAACTTTACAAACTTAAACAAAGCTTGCCCTAAAGATGCATATCCACTACCTTGCATTGATAAATTAGTTGATAACGCCTCTGGTTTCAAAGCTttgagttttatggatgcatactctggttataaccagattctAATGCACCCAGAAGACCAAAGCGAAACAGCTTTTATAACAGAACATGGAAACTtttgttacaaggtaatgccctttggcttaaAGAATGTAGGTGCgacatatcaaaggctgatggACAAAGTATTCCAACAGCAGATAGGCCGCAATATGGAGGTCTATGTAGACGATATGGTAGCAAAAACACCTACGCAAGGGTCACACTGTGATGActtggtagaaattttcaaacaacttCGAGCATATAACATGACTCAATCCGGACAAATGCGCTTTCAGAGTGCAAGGAGGGAAGTTCCTTGGCTTCATGTTAACATCGCGAGGCATCGAGGCCAACCCAGAGAAATGTAAAGCAGTGCTAAACATGACAAGCCCAAAAATAGTAAAAGAAGTTCAACAGCTAGCAGGAAGAATAGCCGCCCTGTCACATTTCCTACCAGCAGTGGCAAACCGATCTTATCATTTTTTCCAGACATTCTCTAAAAGCAAAAAATTCACATGGACAGATGAATGTGAAAACTCCTTTACAGAACTTAAACAGCTATTAACATCACCACCAATCCTCCAGAGACCTGAGGCAGGTAAACCTTTGTGTTTGTACTTATCAATATCTAACCATGCTCTAAGCTCGGTACTAGTAACAGAAACGGGGAGAAAGAAAAATccagtatacttcatcagcaaggtACTACAACCAACAGAAATAAGGTACCCGAAGATAGAACAGCTGGCACTAGCATTAATCACCACAGCAAGAAGGCTGCGACATTACTTCCAGAGCCACACAATCATAGTACGAACAGACCAACCGTTAAGACAGATATTAACCAGACCGGAGCTTGCCGGAAGATTAACAAAATGGTCGGTCGAACTCTTCGAGTTTGACATTCAGTACGAGCCAAGGAAGGCACTGAAATCATAGGTACTAGCCGACTTCATATCAGAAATGACTAATGACATACAAAACACAGAGACCAATTGGAGTTTACATGTGGACGGAGCATCAAACAAAGAAGGCAGCGGAGCAGGGATATTGCTGAAGGAGGGAGACAAAGTGGTAGCCGAACAAGCACTACAATTCTGCTTCAACGCAAGCAACAATCAGGCGGAGTACGAGGCTCTACTCGCTGGACTTAAGCTCGCCCAagaactgaaaatacctcgaataacAGTTTATTGTGACTCTTCATTAGTTGTGCACCAATTAAAGGGCGAATTCCAGGTAAAAGATCCTTTGTTAGAGAAATATTGGCTCATAACAAAGGGTCTCATCTCAAAGTTCAGTAAATTTGATATTATTCATGTAAACCGAGAACAAAATACCAGAGTCGACGTGTTATCCAAGTTAGCTACAACAAGGCAAACGGAAAACACGCCGGCCCTGTCACAACTAACACTCAGCAAGCCGAGCTTTGAGCACGACACAATCTTAAGCATCATGCAGGTACCAGATTGGAGAACACCTTTTTTCAACTACATCAACACAGGTATCGTACCGGAAGATGAACCAAACTTGCCGCTCTTTCGAAGAAGAGCAAGTTTCTATACAATACTCGGAAATACCCTGTACAGACGAGGACACTCCCAACCGCTCCTCAAATGCATTAGCAAAGAGGAGGCCGAGGATGTCATGGCAGAAACGCACGAAGGGGTTTGCAGAAACCACATCGGCGGCCGAGCATTGGCGGCAAAAATACTGCGAACAGGATATTATTGGCCAACGATAAAAAGAGACTGCATCTCGAAAGTCAAGGCATGTGATAATTGTCAAAAACACGCCAACCTCTCAGAGATCCCGGCCGAGGAGCTCCACACCAtagaggtaagctggcctttcgATAGGTGGGGATTGGATATCCTCGAACCTTTTCCGAAAGCGCCAGGCCAGATACGGTATCCCAAGAGAGATAATCTCGGATAACGGGAGACAATTTATAGATCATAAGCTCGCTGCCTTTCTAACGAATTTTAACATCAAACATCACTTCAGCTCAGTAGAGCACCCGCAAACTAACGGATAAGTTGAATCAGCTAACAGAATTATCTTGCATGGATTAAAGAAAAAGCTCGGTGAGGCTAAAGGAGAGTGGGCCGACCTCATTCCAAAAATTCTATGGAGTTACAATACCAGCATTCAATCTGCCACAAGAGAAACTCCTTTCAGGCTGGTATATGGCGCAGAAGCACTCATCCCAGTAGAGGTCAGCGTCCCAACATTAAGGACCGAGCACTATGATCAATCGAATAATTTGCAAGCTCGGGCAGCCGAGTTGGATCttgtagaagaagaaagagacaTTTCAACCATAAACCAGCGAGCTAGAAAACAATACCTAGAGCGAAGACACAACAAAAGAGTAGTTCACAGGTCTTTCAACAACGGAGACCTCATACTCAGACGAACAGAAGAAGCTCGGAAACCCTCAGCACATGGCAAATTAGCAGCAAATTGGGAGGGACCTTTTCGAGTTCTTCAAAATCTCGGAAAGGGGGCTTACAAACTAGAAACCCTTAAAGGAGATCAGCTTCCAGGAACATGGAATGTCTCCTCCCTAAGGGAATATCAGTCATAATATAGTCTGTAAATTCGCGAATGACGGTACTCTTTTTCCCCTCCGAAggttttctcccaaaacacatgGGTTTTACTCGgagagggttttaacgaggccggacGC contains the following coding sequences:
- the LOC107631335 gene encoding CRS2-associated factor 2, chloroplastic, with product MGVVVALSPSPSPLSGGNLFSSLPSTPPPTPPHPSSTPQRVIASDGDRSVVVGDSGVSYLLPGAPFEFQFSYSETPTEKPIAIREPAFLPFAPPTMPRPWTGKAPLKSKKDKEKKVRLLESLNPPRPDTNGVKQLEMAKPLKLGKYSRDGKTREEILGDPLRKWEIRMLVKPMVSDNRQVNLGRDGLTHNMLELIHSHWKRSPVCKIRCKGVPTVDMKNVCHHIEDKTGGKIILRVGGVVYLFRGRNYNYSTRPLYPVMLWKPAAPVYPKLIQAAPGGLTKSEADELRLKGKSLLPICKLAKNGVYTSLVKDVREAFEGSPLAKIDCKGLEPSDYKKLGAKLKDLVPCVLLSFDDEQILMWRGKDWKSMFPQPPPLSRPSEAGITGNSDSTGETEDDNQSEQEGNVVNTSPKMLSLWKCAIESSKALLLDEFNLGPDALLEKVEEFEGVSQAMEHSYPALILSNENDAKGSIASFEDDIDSYSSQDGLATEDEGDDDNDDDFLEDDLFDVVDSSAEPGSLPIDFVVNKLKPKLEE
- the LOC107633786 gene encoding uncharacterized protein LOC107633786 → MADNGNPQPTQVELLAQIAELQAEVRRIAELSNGKHEGESSKSSAQGNTDPLNITPPKEKFTLENSFSDEITKFQMPKNFVLPTALEPYKGFGDPRAHIKNFQSMMFFNGANNEPVLCRAFPTYLDGAALLWFSKLFAGSISSFEELARSFIDYFATSRIYVHGLDYLGTIKQGQHESLKNYMTRFFEATMEIQDLDPAVHLHALKAGLRPGKFRETIAITKPKTLEEFRERAAGQMEIEELREAQKPDRQPQRREEEKTFRSPGNRDTKKPFKLTPKYNTYTRFNTKRENIIKEILNAKIVKPPARAGNYQDQRFVDRSKHCAFHQKFGHSTDDCIVAKDLLERLARQGLLDKYVESQKVRRASSDREENKQTVTDKNKKEQTTPDPPRGIISHISGGYAGGGETSSARKRSYRAMLAIEGTPQPKKKEDPDVTISFNQSDFRSASPNLDDPVVISIQVGELLVRKTLLDPGSSADLGQEAKL